A single window of Granulicella cerasi DNA harbors:
- the trpA gene encoding tryptophan synthase subunit alpha — protein sequence MISFANKPGLVIYLTAGDPDLATTRDMAIAAIDAGADVIELGVPFSDPLADGPVIQRASERAVARGTRLEDVLKTCREIRDARASAGIILFSYLNPVVRFGMSAFAKAAKAAGADGVLLTDMIVEEAGEYLEAMRANDLAPVFLAAPTSPDERLKAIAENSRGFVYAISRVGITGTQTELAADAETLVKRLKQFAQVPVALGFGISTPEHVKTVAGFADAAVVGSAIVALVEKTPAADAPKAVGEFVRSLKQGGQPSS from the coding sequence GTGATTTCGTTTGCGAATAAGCCCGGCCTCGTTATCTACCTCACCGCGGGCGACCCCGATCTTGCCACTACGCGCGACATGGCGATCGCCGCGATTGACGCAGGTGCGGATGTTATCGAACTCGGTGTGCCGTTCAGCGATCCGTTGGCCGATGGCCCGGTGATTCAGCGTGCGAGTGAGCGTGCGGTGGCGAGGGGAACTCGGCTCGAAGACGTGCTGAAGACCTGCCGTGAGATTCGTGATGCGCGGGCGAGCGCGGGCATCATTCTCTTCAGCTATCTCAACCCTGTGGTGCGCTTTGGCATGAGTGCTTTCGCGAAGGCCGCGAAGGCCGCGGGTGCGGATGGTGTGTTGCTCACCGACATGATCGTGGAAGAGGCGGGCGAGTATCTCGAAGCGATGCGCGCGAATGATCTTGCGCCGGTGTTTCTCGCTGCGCCGACCTCGCCGGATGAACGCCTCAAGGCCATCGCAGAGAACTCGCGCGGATTCGTCTACGCGATCTCGCGCGTGGGCATCACGGGTACGCAGACGGAACTTGCTGCCGATGCAGAGACGCTGGTGAAGCGCCTCAAGCAGTTCGCCCAGGTCCCTGTCGCGCTGGGCTTCGGCATCTCGACGCCGGAGCATGTGAAGACCGTTGCAGGCTTTGCGGACGCGGCTGTGGTGGGTTCGGCGATCGTTGCGCTGGTGGAGAAGACTCCCGCAGCGGATGCGCCTAAGGCCGTTGGCGAGTTTGTTCGCTCGCTCAAGCAAGGAGGCCAGCCTTCAAGCTAA
- the pheA gene encoding chorismate mutase, producing the protein MEIADWRNKIDEIDEQITVLLNKRAECAVEIGKLKLANAAAVYEPQREQRVFEHVSAVSTGPLTTAELTDIYQRVMDVMRNKQRPAK; encoded by the coding sequence ATGGAAATAGCGGACTGGCGTAACAAGATTGACGAGATCGACGAGCAGATCACCGTTCTGCTGAACAAGCGCGCAGAGTGCGCCGTCGAGATTGGCAAGCTGAAACTGGCGAATGCTGCTGCAGTGTACGAACCGCAGCGCGAACAGCGTGTCTTTGAGCACGTGAGCGCCGTAAGCACCGGTCCGCTGACCACCGCCGAACTGACTGACATTTATCAGCGCGTCATGGACGTGATGCGCAACAAACAGAGGCCCGCCAAGTAA